One window from the genome of Haladaptatus paucihalophilus DX253 encodes:
- a CDS encoding cytochrome c biogenesis CcdA family protein, protein MSASTLLPTVAFAASAGIATFFAPCAFPLLPGYIGYYLQHQDDETVSSALLPAAGAAVGALATLGAVGVAVFVAGQELVRYLQWFEPLAGVVLLVVGLLVVAGKRPTVRVPLPERPASTTGFVLFGGGYALAAAGCVAPVFLGVVAQTLTLPLSGRILSFGSYALGVVIPLSGVTLLMAAGVDWWRELGRYSYALERVAGGLMILAGIGQLYLSFVVLDAF, encoded by the coding sequence ATGAGCGCGTCAACCCTCCTGCCGACGGTCGCGTTCGCCGCGAGCGCGGGAATTGCCACGTTCTTTGCGCCGTGTGCGTTTCCGTTGCTTCCCGGGTACATCGGCTACTACCTGCAACATCAGGACGACGAAACGGTTTCGTCTGCACTCTTACCCGCCGCCGGTGCCGCGGTCGGGGCGCTCGCCACTCTCGGTGCGGTCGGCGTCGCCGTCTTCGTGGCTGGACAGGAACTCGTTCGGTACCTCCAGTGGTTCGAACCGCTGGCGGGCGTCGTCCTGCTCGTCGTCGGACTGCTCGTCGTCGCGGGCAAACGACCGACGGTTCGCGTTCCGCTCCCGGAACGCCCCGCGTCGACCACCGGATTCGTCCTCTTCGGCGGCGGGTACGCGCTCGCCGCGGCGGGCTGTGTCGCACCGGTCTTCCTCGGCGTCGTCGCCCAGACGCTCACGCTCCCGCTCTCGGGCCGCATCCTCTCGTTCGGAAGCTACGCGCTGGGCGTCGTGATTCCCTTGAGCGGCGTGACGCTACTGATGGCGGCGGGCGTCGATTGGTGGCGCGAACTGGGCAGGTATTCGTACGCCTTGGAACGCGTCGCGGGCGGGCTAATGATACTGGCCGGTATCGGGCAGTTGTATCTCTCGTTCGTCGTTCTCGACGCGTTCTGA